TCCCTCGGAGCGTATTCCCCTGAATGTCTAACGGACTTTCCCCCACAAACGACTGTGTCAATATCAATGCAAAGGCCTGCTTGTTCAACTGCGCTTCGTCTGAATTAAGCTGGTTTACGGCCGTATTGATATCAGGCGACCCCGTATTGCCGTCTACATCCGGATATTCCACCTCAAAGGTGATTTTCGGGTTTTCCGGGTCGCCTTCCATTTTTATATTAAGATAAAAAACCTGAGCCCGGGAATATTGCTCAATAGCCTGTTGTTCCAATGCGCTCTCCAAAGCCAACAACGTTACGGGCGAAGTTCTCACTTCATACACCGCCGTTACGTCGAGCTGGGGCTTTGTGGGGTTTCCGGACCATGAAACCCTACTGCCTGGCTTAACCTTAAAATCCCTCGCCACAAGATTGTAAAGCGAAATCTTAAGGCTTCCGTCCGTCGCCTCATAGTTTCCTGTCAAAGCCATACTTCCCCGTTTGGGGTAATTAAAGCTGAAATCGCCTCCGCCTGTAATGGAAAAATCGTTTCCAGAAAAAGGATCGAAAATATAAGCCAACTTTACCTTTTGCTGTATCGTGATATTGGCTTTTACCCCAAAACCGAAAGTCGCCTGCTGAAACGCTTCCACCGCCGACATCTTAGCGAACCGCCTAAGCGTGTCCTCCGCATTGATATTTACGAATTCGACCACTCCCTCCCCTGTATCCAACCGCTTGATTCCCCCTTCCAAGTTTTGTAATGTGAAATCTGTTCCATTCAAGACCGTTAACGTACTGTTTATGTCCAAATTTGACAAAGGACCCCGAAGTTGAGTTCTGTTGTTCAGCAACAGCTTGCCGTAATATGGCGATTCCGTATTCTTGGGTAAGTCTAAAGCTGTAAAATCCTTAAGGGAAATATCCACGTTAAAATCATATTTTGAGAAATGAGTGGTAAGCACGCTTCCGGTCACGCTGGCCTTATTCCCCGACTTATCTGTCAAAACAAAATCCTTGAAATGGATTCCCTCCTTATCCAAAGACAATTCCGCATGATCAGCGGTCAACTGACTTCCGATAGATACAGGAGTCACCGTAAGCGAATCCAAAGTGACGGTTCCTTCTATATCATTTTTTCCATAAACCTGCCGATAATCCAAGTCTGCCCTTAACGTTCCGGACGCTTCGCTCAGATGTTTTTTCAGTAGCGATCCAAAGGGTTGAAGGTCAAGATGGTCCAGCTTCAGTTTTGTTTCGATATAATTTTTACCGGTTTCTCCTTTCACAGCCATGCCAATGGATTTTCCGGTCAAATCACAGCCAAAACTGATTCCTTCCGAGCTTGGATCCTTATCGATTTCAGCTTTCAGATCCCCGATATGGACGCCCAAAATCCCCAAATCACTAACTCTTCCCCTTAAAAAGAGGTTATTTGTGCCGAATTGGAAATTAGCGTTCCAGATACCCCCTATCAGTGATTTTTTGGCCCGAAACTGCGTCAAACTGTCCATATTCAGCTCTTTTACAACCAAATAATTGACAGTATCCTGACTCTCTATTCTTGTATTGAGGAAAAAAGAAGCTGAATCTCGACTCAAACCGAAGTCTTTAAACAATACGCCTCCTTTTACAAAATCCAATCGGTTTCCAGCCTTCGGGCTCCAAGCGTTACTTCCAATAAGTTGCGTCCCATCCAAATTGAAATAAGTATCTTCTTTTCCCGACCTAAATGTCCCGCCCAATGACAACGGCGTGTTCCCTTTCCCATCCGATGAAAAAAAACGGGTAGTCAAACTATCTCCCCTGACAACTCCAGTCAGCCCCACAGTACCAATCTCGACACTATCTGACAAGAAAAGACTCCCGACTCGGGCAAGGTAACCAAGGCTATCCTCTACTCCAGTAATATCCACGCTGATGGAATCCATCTTCACGCTTCCTTTCTTTAACGCAACCAAATCCGCCCGAAGCGTCATGCTTCTTTTCATTGCGTCAAAATCCATCTTCAAGCTGGCGTTTGACATTGAATCGGCCCAAGAAAACAAACCTCCATCGGCCAATTCACTTACGTTAATATCAAAGTCAGCTGTTACTCTCAACGAATCGTTCTGAGGCATTCGCTGTATGTCCCCTAGTTTGTAATAGGAAGAAACATAAGATTTTATGCCTGAAACCAGACTATCCAAACTTGCGTTGGCTCTAAATTTCCCATCCATCAATCCGCCTTCGACATCCATCTCCACTTTTGTCGAATCCAGATCCAGAGTCAGTCCCATTTTATCGTACTGAAGAAACTGTGTGCGAGATTCCCAATTAAAATCATTAATGGAAAGTTGCGCTTTAGTCGCCGAGGTACTTGCGCCTTGCATTTCCGCAGAGATTTTAAAATCCAGAAAGGTGGTGTCATTCACCAAGCCCAAAGACTTAAGTTCCAGATTTTTGAAATTGCCTTTAAGGTCAAGCTTTGGCTTTTCAAAAATTGAAGAAAGGTGCGTATCGATATTAAAATTCAGTAGAGGATTGGCGGAAACGAGTGTGGCCTTCAAGGAATCATCGGCAAATTGGGCGTCAAGCGAAATCTTCCTGTATCGTTCTTCCCTGAACATAAGCTTGTTAATATCAAACCGAAGCTCAGAGTCCATAGTACGGGGCGAAATCCCCAAGGTTTTCGCTTTTATCGTCGCTTGCATATCCCCTAGCTCCTGACTGCCAAGCCACTTTCCCAGAGCCACTCTTTCAAGCTCCGTTTCGACAGTGTAAAGACTGTCTTTAGCGTCGGCCTTCACTTGTATCCGATCCCCCCAAGCTGTCTGCAAATTAACCTGAGCGACTGTTCCCGCCGTATCGATTCCAATTTTTCCTGTAAGCCCCAAACTAGGCGGTAGATTCAGGGAAGTACTGTCGCGCCCGCCCAAAAGCGTATAAAGAACCTCGTCTTTCACCGATAGGGAGTCCAGTGACAATTCCGCCATAATCCGTTGACCAGACCGATATCCGGAAACCTGCCCCGAAAACCGGCTTTGGACCAATGTATCCAGTCCGACCCGAAATCCAGTCAGAGCGATATGTTCCGCATCACCGGAAACGTTTCCTTCCACGTCTAGTTGGGAGCCAAATCCGTTGAGAGAATTTACTCCGAAGTAGGAAAGATCTTTACTGCCAATATAGGTTCCCCTACCGAAATTCAGCTTTAGGACAACAGGAGGAATCGGGTCATATACAAACAGGGAGTCCAGGGAATTATATCTGAAAATAGCTTCTTGATCGATATATGTATTGGGGGTTTTCAGATAAAAGGAACCCAACGTGGTTTTCTCTTTTCCGGCTTTCAAAACGAAACTCAGCTTATCCAAACTCAGCCCCGAACGCTCCTTTGCGCTCAGATTTTTTACTGACATCACAAAATCGTTAGACTTGAACCGGACCAGCCCGGTCTCAAAGTCCAAACCCCTTAAGCCCATCGCCAATGGATCAAAAATTCCGGGTTGAGCTTTACGTCCCTCTTCACGCATTTCATAAGCGCCGTCTGTCAACCCGAATCGTTTCAGCTCAAAAGTCCATGGAAAACCGGTCCAGATAGAGGGTGTCGGTTCTCCTTTTTCTTGGCGTATTTCCTTTTCCAAACTTTCCCGCCTTCCCGACGGCTTCGTTTTTTCAAGCCTCAGTGTCACATCCGGGCCCATCAACCACATGGATTCGGCCGTAATTGTCTGTTCGGGGAGGTTGACTTTTGTCAGACGCCCCCTAATACTATCGACCGCACAATCCAGCATCGGAAAAGAATCCAGCACCATCTTGTACTCCAATTTTCCCAAGTGGAAATTATCCACGAATATCCGAGGCGGTACGGCGGGCTCCTCGCCTTCGGCTTTTCTCTCTTCCTCCCGCTCTTCTCTTTTTTCTATTTCCTCTTCGGTGGGCGATAGTCCAAGAAAAACCCGGCCACCTTCCAAGCTGAGCTTCTTTACGCGATATTCAGACTCTCCTAGCCGGATTTTTCCTTTTTCCAAATTCAAATGACTCACCTCGTATTGTAAGTCCAAACCGGAAACATCATCAACAAAAGAACCCCGAACCGAATCCAGCACAACCTTTCCGGCATCAAGACCAAAGTTCGACGGTTTTTGGGGCTTGGGAATTGTATCAGCCTTTGTCGGGGCACCGAAAAGATATTGAAAATTAAACTCCCCGTTTCTTCTGATCAGATAAGCTCGGCCACGCTGAAGATTCAAACTCGTAATCCCGACATTCCCAGAGGCAATCGTCTCAATCAGATTAACCTTCACCTTTAGGCTTTTCAAGGCCACTACCGTATCCCCCTGTTGGTCTGGAACAAACAATCCTTTGAGGCTGACGCCCGGCGGCCATTGCAAATTATAATCCTCCAATGTTACCGCTTGCCCGTATCTGGCTTCGGTAACTTGGGAGATTTTTTTAATTATTGCCTGTCTGATCGGTTTAAAATCCAGAAACAAAATGGCGCCGATAGGAATGGACACAACTATGAAGATGACCCATAGAATCACCTTCATTATCTTCCCTGCCACGCTCCTTTTTCTGCTTGCCATAGAGGACAATCTTAGCCCACATTCTCAAAATTTGGCTCTCTCAGCCAGCCTAATACCTTTTACTCATAAATACGTTTCATGTGGATAGTCATATCATGCGGCGCCGGTTGATCCCCACCGAAATATGGAAAAAGTTTGTATCTAAACTGTACCACTCCAGCGGGCGCTTTATAGAATTTGTGGTTCCCCTTAAACTTAAGATGGTACCCGTTTTTGGTCAGGTGTATCCTATATTCGTTCACCTCGTTGACATCGGCCTCGCCCATCAGGTACGAAATCCTGTTGCCATTGATGTACATATAGGCAAAAATCTCAACCTGTTCTTTCTGCAGATTCCATCGCCACCCAAACCTGGCGGATTCTTGTTGGTGATGCCTGAAACTTCCGGAAAAACCGAACAGCTTATTGATGTCGTCTTGGTTAACGTTTCCCAAATCATAAACCACAGTGCTGTCAAAGCGTACTTTGTAAGCCAACGTGTTGGCACTAACCTGTTCCACACCCAATCCGCTGAAATGGTCACCAGCCTTGATTTTATGCTTTTCCCAGACATCGTAATCGAAAAAATCGCACGACGTCAAGCACAAGCAAAGACTCAGAACGAGAAAAACACTCCCGCGTTCCAAGCGAATTTTGACTCTCTTACGTAAAAGTCCGATACGATTCCCCATCTCCAATCCTCCCCGTTTAAACTTAGCCGATTACGCCAGCTAGGCCTTACCAACACAAAACTGTTCTGTACGCCCAAATCGACATGTACCGCACTGCGCCACG
This region of Fulvitalea axinellae genomic DNA includes:
- a CDS encoding translocation/assembly module TamB domain-containing protein, whose protein sequence is MASRKRSVAGKIMKVILWVIFIVVSIPIGAILFLDFKPIRQAIIKKISQVTEARYGQAVTLEDYNLQWPPGVSLKGLFVPDQQGDTVVALKSLKVKVNLIETIASGNVGITSLNLQRGRAYLIRRNGEFNFQYLFGAPTKADTIPKPQKPSNFGLDAGKVVLDSVRGSFVDDVSGLDLQYEVSHLNLEKGKIRLGESEYRVKKLSLEGGRVFLGLSPTEEEIEKREEREEERKAEGEEPAVPPRIFVDNFHLGKLEYKMVLDSFPMLDCAVDSIRGRLTKVNLPEQTITAESMWLMGPDVTLRLEKTKPSGRRESLEKEIRQEKGEPTPSIWTGFPWTFELKRFGLTDGAYEMREEGRKAQPGIFDPLAMGLRGLDFETGLVRFKSNDFVMSVKNLSAKERSGLSLDKLSFVLKAGKEKTTLGSFYLKTPNTYIDQEAIFRYNSLDSLFVYDPIPPVVLKLNFGRGTYIGSKDLSYFGVNSLNGFGSQLDVEGNVSGDAEHIALTGFRVGLDTLVQSRFSGQVSGYRSGQRIMAELSLDSLSVKDEVLYTLLGGRDSTSLNLPPSLGLTGKIGIDTAGTVAQVNLQTAWGDRIQVKADAKDSLYTVETELERVALGKWLGSQELGDMQATIKAKTLGISPRTMDSELRFDINKLMFREERYRKISLDAQFADDSLKATLVSANPLLNFNIDTHLSSIFEKPKLDLKGNFKNLELKSLGLVNDTTFLDFKISAEMQGASTSATKAQLSINDFNWESRTQFLQYDKMGLTLDLDSTKVEMDVEGGLMDGKFRANASLDSLVSGIKSYVSSYYKLGDIQRMPQNDSLRVTADFDINVSELADGGLFSWADSMSNASLKMDFDAMKRSMTLRADLVALKKGSVKMDSISVDITGVEDSLGYLARVGSLFLSDSVEIGTVGLTGVVRGDSLTTRFFSSDGKGNTPLSLGGTFRSGKEDTYFNLDGTQLIGSNAWSPKAGNRLDFVKGGVLFKDFGLSRDSASFFLNTRIESQDTVNYLVVKELNMDSLTQFRAKKSLIGGIWNANFQFGTNNLFLRGRVSDLGILGVHIGDLKAEIDKDPSSEGISFGCDLTGKSIGMAVKGETGKNYIETKLKLDHLDLQPFGSLLKKHLSEASGTLRADLDYRQVYGKNDIEGTVTLDSLTVTPVSIGSQLTADHAELSLDKEGIHFKDFVLTDKSGNKASVTGSVLTTHFSKYDFNVDISLKDFTALDLPKNTESPYYGKLLLNNRTQLRGPLSNLDINSTLTVLNGTDFTLQNLEGGIKRLDTGEGVVEFVNINAEDTLRRFAKMSAVEAFQQATFGFGVKANITIQQKVKLAYIFDPFSGNDFSITGGGDFSFNYPKRGSMALTGNYEATDGSLKISLYNLVARDFKVKPGSRVSWSGNPTKPQLDVTAVYEVRTSPVTLLALESALEQQAIEQYSRAQVFYLNIKMEGDPENPKITFEVEYPDVDGNTGSPDINTAVNQLNSDEAQLNKQAFALILTQSFVGESPLDIQGNTLRGSLANILNSQLNNLSKEYIKGTEVNFNVESYDEYDGNGDRQTRTDLGVSVKQHLFNDRLTVQLGGTFNLEGPSEETDEVRNVGGDVIVYYKITPDGRFVVKAFRMNDNGEIFSPDVVETGFSVIYKKTFGLGKKKRNKKGKKEAGTKEEKEE